In one window of Zingiber officinale cultivar Zhangliang chromosome 11A, Zo_v1.1, whole genome shotgun sequence DNA:
- the LOC122031282 gene encoding protein LUTEIN DEFICIENT 5, chloroplastic-like: MLGEYPIKRGEDIFISVWNLHRSPKHWVNAEEFNPERWLLDGPNPNESNQNFSYLPFGGGPRKCVGDMFATFETVVATAMLVRRFNFQIAPGAPPVAMTTGTTIHTTKGLEMTVTRRTIPPIIPNLETKELTFDGNKRLRSNFPEATSVVSSVHEEDQQGEISTAPVS; this comes from the exons ATGCTCGGCGAGTACCCCATAAAAAG GGGTGAAGATATTTTTATCTCTGTGTGGAATCTCCATCGAAGTCCTAAGCATTGGGTCAATGCTGAGGAATTCAATCCAGAGAGATGGTTGTTGGACGGGCCAAACCCAAACGAGAGCAATCAAAACTTCAG TTACTTGCCATTTGGTGGTGGACCGAGGAAATGTGTTGGAGACATGTTTGCTACATTCGAG ACAGTGGTTGCAACAGCAATGCTGGTTAGAAGATTCAACTTCCAAATAGCCCCAGGAGCTCCTCCG GTAGCGATGACCACTGGCACGACGATCCATACAACCAAAGGTTTGGAGATGACAGTCACACGGAGAACAATCCCACCGATCATCCCTAATTTGGAGACCAAAGAACTAACATTCGATGGTAATAAGCGACTCAGATCAAACTTCCCGGAAGCAACATCAGTTGTCAGCAGTGTACATGAAGAGGATCAGCAAGGTGAAATCTCTACAGCCCCTGTTTCATGA